A genomic window from Triticum urartu cultivar G1812 chromosome 7, Tu2.1, whole genome shotgun sequence includes:
- the LOC125525681 gene encoding uncharacterized protein LOC125525681, whose translation MVLASLRADSSAPTRSRYPPSPDDHAGGAGPRGRDTASSRRNRRRHMKSSSAKANANVAAAPAVPAPVPAPPTPMQRLFDTSREVFAASAPGIVPPPDVVVRLAAILSIYQGGAWKVRVELTEAYPYKSIYQN comes from the exons ATGGTTTTGGCTTCTCTCCGGGCGGATTCCTCTGCGCCGACGAGGAGCCGATATCCGCCCTCCCCCGACGACCATGCCGGTGGCGCAGGACCCCGCGGGCGCGACACTGCCTCCTCCCGCAGGAACCGCCGCCGCCACATGAAGTCCTCCTCCGCCAAGGCCAACGCCAACGTCGCGGCGGCCCCCGCGGTGCCCGCCCCGGTCCCAGCGCCGCCCACGCCGATGCAACGCCTCTTCGACACCAGCCGCGAAGTCTTCGCCGCCTCCGCCCCCGGCATCGTCCCGCCGCCCGATGTCGTCGTCCGCCTCGCCGCAATCCTCA GTATTTACCAGGGTGGTGCGTGGAAGGTCAGGGTTGAACTTACAGAAGCTTACCCTTACAAATCGATATATCAGAACTAG
- the LOC125518378 gene encoding transcription elongation factor 1 homolog encodes MGKRKSTRGKTAPRKKAEKLDTSFCCPFCNHPNSIDCKIDLKHLVAEASCNTCSESYSTTAHALTEPVDVYAEWIDECEKANADRDRDEDNDVVRDEVDDEEEYA; translated from the coding sequence ATGGGGAAGCGGAAGTCGACGCGCGGGAAGACGGCGCCGCGGAAGAAGGCGGAGAAGCTGGACACGTCCTTCTGCTGCCCCTTCTGCAACCACCCCAACAGCATCGACTGCAAGATCGACCTCAAGCACTTGGTCGCCGAGGCCTCGTGCAACACGTGCAGCGAGAGCTACTCCACCACGGCGCACGCCCTCACCGAGCCCGTCGACGTCTACGCCGAGTGGATCGACGAGTGCGAGAAGGCCAACGCCGACCGCGACCGGGATGAGGACAACGACGTCGTCCGGGATGAGgtggacgacgaggaggagtaCGCATGA